In Limibacter armeniacum, a single window of DNA contains:
- a CDS encoding porin family protein, which translates to MKKPFEHTDKGFEKAWAEQFDGASIKPSNEVWESVDQHLEQKAMDTNSIDPIAIMPSSDLWDKIENKLDAKDTADVKTNQAWQSATENAFISPSSEVWNNIEQSLEQKASKEQVWVSQMQETSITPSAQVWEAVEAKLEKKRARIIPLWFSSGLAAAASIILIVSISYFGGYKSNDINPEEIAQQSNSRTNKQALFKSNALKTESKSEEVKNNTASSNDGNIAIPPVATSIASVSGTPNNSARMLADTPSVQASQPKVFAAMAVQNTEYNIEQHNIESELADRNGLKLAGFPRMEVPQLKREASYIPIEDGSEQNALFAAAFFSPRQQSQVSQLGTTFNGNLYDGVQFAADVESAVRNNKTVAAIESENDYKLKSSISFGGKIGKELSNNWFLQTGLEYMKFEFEASSKYVVAPDINSEGNVSSTEISRDISVFDLMETEDYTKTHLFDILSIPVEVGYRLLDKKVKLSVNTGLSANFALNHTYKTTLENDIESSYIEDELNKFFISATIGTEVGYDIMPKLMLILSPNYRHALTKFSNDDTLLGAKPSNFGVLFGLKYTLD; encoded by the coding sequence ATGAAAAAGCCGTTTGAACATACTGACAAAGGATTTGAGAAGGCTTGGGCTGAACAATTTGACGGAGCTTCAATTAAACCATCAAACGAAGTTTGGGAATCAGTTGATCAGCACTTAGAGCAAAAGGCTATGGATACCAATTCTATTGACCCTATTGCCATTATGCCTTCCAGTGACCTTTGGGATAAAATTGAAAATAAACTTGATGCCAAGGATACTGCTGATGTCAAAACTAATCAAGCATGGCAATCAGCTACAGAAAACGCATTTATTTCACCATCAAGTGAAGTATGGAACAATATTGAGCAATCCTTAGAACAAAAAGCTAGTAAAGAGCAAGTTTGGGTATCTCAAATGCAAGAGACTTCCATTACTCCATCTGCACAAGTATGGGAAGCCGTTGAAGCAAAACTTGAAAAGAAAAGAGCCCGCATTATTCCATTATGGTTTAGTAGTGGTTTGGCGGCAGCTGCAAGTATTATCCTGATTGTTTCTATTTCCTACTTTGGTGGCTACAAGAGCAATGACATAAATCCTGAAGAGATTGCTCAACAATCGAATAGTAGAACAAACAAACAAGCATTATTCAAGTCCAATGCTCTGAAAACAGAGAGTAAATCAGAGGAAGTCAAGAACAATACAGCTTCAAGTAATGATGGCAATATTGCCATACCTCCTGTTGCGACTTCAATAGCTTCAGTATCAGGAACACCAAACAATTCTGCCAGAATGCTTGCTGACACTCCTTCTGTACAAGCAAGTCAACCAAAAGTGTTTGCAGCAATGGCGGTTCAAAATACTGAATACAATATAGAGCAGCATAACATTGAATCTGAACTAGCTGACAGAAATGGGTTGAAGCTTGCAGGTTTCCCTCGTATGGAGGTACCTCAATTAAAAAGAGAGGCGTCCTATATTCCAATTGAAGATGGTTCTGAACAAAATGCACTCTTTGCCGCTGCATTTTTCTCTCCAAGGCAGCAAAGTCAGGTATCACAACTGGGCACTACATTTAATGGAAACCTCTATGACGGTGTGCAATTTGCTGCAGACGTAGAGTCAGCTGTTAGAAACAACAAGACAGTAGCGGCCATTGAAAGTGAAAATGACTACAAGCTTAAAAGCAGCATCTCGTTTGGAGGTAAAATAGGCAAGGAATTAAGCAACAACTGGTTTTTACAGACTGGCTTGGAGTATATGAAATTTGAGTTTGAAGCAAGCAGCAAATATGTGGTAGCTCCTGATATCAACTCAGAAGGTAACGTAAGCAGTACTGAAATCAGTAGGGATATAAGTGTTTTTGACCTAATGGAAACAGAAGACTATACAAAAACACACCTATTTGATATTCTAAGTATCCCTGTGGAAGTTGGATACAGATTGCTGGACAAGAAAGTAAAACTGTCAGTCAATACTGGTCTTTCTGCCAACTTTGCATTGAACCACACTTACAAGACAACACTTGAGAACGACATTGAGTCTTCATATATAGAAGATGAGCTTAACAAGTTTTTTATCTCCGCAACGATAGGCACTGAAGTTGGCTATGATATCATGCCAAAACTCATGCTTATTTTAAGTCCAAACTATAGGCACGCCCTTACTAAATTCAGTAATGACGACACATTATTAGGTGCTAAGCCTTCTAATTTTGGCGTGCTATTCGGCTTAAAATACACATTGGATTAA
- a CDS encoding CBM20 domain-containing protein, which translates to MPKNLLHIVFLLLSLSGCHNVVLVVEGIPESTPDGASIFVAGNFNYWDPGDGRYVLSKNEEGDYIANMPFGIGALEYKFTRGDWTTVEAGICGDEIANRMVEYGDDDTVRVKIESWKDRGPTNCPEVTLVVDKLPEEHQYSEPIYVAGNFNLWNPKDEDWRMHQDSTSGKYTITIPRPNDFAEIQFKLTRGDWETVEVDEEGYDLENRYFTFGRDDTLYIEVANWADRMSHLNVKVTFLVKSLPSYTPKDASIYLACNHNAWNPMDKKSKLDRNDNGTYAIEVYHKRGTWLAYKFTRGGWNKVETNSDGNDIDNRHLLFDYEDTVEIKIENWRDRESIEQ; encoded by the coding sequence ATGCCTAAAAACTTATTACATATAGTATTTTTATTGCTCAGCTTGAGCGGATGTCACAACGTTGTGTTGGTAGTTGAAGGAATCCCTGAGAGTACTCCTGACGGTGCATCTATTTTTGTTGCTGGAAATTTTAACTATTGGGATCCGGGGGATGGACGGTATGTACTCTCCAAGAATGAAGAAGGAGACTATATCGCTAACATGCCATTTGGCATAGGAGCACTTGAATATAAATTTACAAGAGGAGATTGGACTACAGTTGAAGCAGGTATCTGTGGTGATGAAATAGCCAATAGAATGGTTGAGTACGGAGACGATGATACAGTGAGAGTAAAAATCGAAAGCTGGAAAGACAGAGGACCAACCAACTGTCCTGAGGTGACCTTGGTAGTGGATAAGTTGCCTGAAGAGCATCAGTATTCGGAGCCTATCTATGTGGCAGGGAATTTCAACTTATGGAACCCTAAGGATGAAGACTGGAGAATGCATCAGGATTCGACGTCCGGAAAATATACCATCACTATTCCAAGGCCTAATGATTTTGCGGAAATACAGTTCAAGCTTACTCGAGGAGATTGGGAAACAGTTGAGGTAGATGAAGAAGGATACGATTTGGAGAACAGGTATTTTACTTTTGGCAGAGATGATACTTTGTATATAGAAGTAGCAAATTGGGCTGATCGTATGTCTCACCTGAATGTGAAAGTGACCTTTCTGGTAAAGTCATTACCTAGTTATACTCCAAAGGATGCATCCATCTATTTGGCGTGCAACCATAATGCTTGGAATCCAATGGATAAGAAAAGTAAGTTGGATAGAAATGATAATGGTACGTATGCCATCGAAGTCTATCATAAAAGAGGGACTTGGTTAGCTTACAAGTTTACACGAGGGGGATGGAATAAAGTGGAGACTAATAGTGATGGAAACGATATAGATAACAGGCATCTACTTTTTGATTATGAAGATACTGTGGAAATAAAGATTGAAAACTGGCGAGACAGAGAGTCTATAGAGCAATAG
- a CDS encoding LytR/AlgR family response regulator transcription factor, translated as MNVLIIEDEPLAQEEMARLLKRCNESLEIIDYLDSVEEAVEWFLSNDKPDLVFMDIQLSDGLSFEIFSQVNVDCPVIFTTAYDEYAIRAFKVNSVDYLLKPIEEEALKSALKKHEQLLEVYGSQSGLTVGQLSEIINIPRQGSYKERFVVTLGDRINFVETERIAYFFADNNTVYLIMDEGKKFVLNYKLEQLEKMLNPKFFFRLNRTYICNIKAIKEVHKYFNSRLLVMLNPDVKDHEVLVSRARVPEFLKWLEGDLK; from the coding sequence ATGAATGTATTGATCATTGAAGATGAGCCACTTGCTCAGGAAGAAATGGCTCGCCTGTTGAAACGTTGTAACGAAAGTCTTGAGATCATAGACTATTTGGACAGTGTGGAAGAAGCTGTAGAGTGGTTTTTATCCAACGACAAACCAGATTTGGTCTTTATGGATATACAGTTGTCAGATGGGCTTAGTTTTGAGATTTTCAGTCAGGTAAATGTAGATTGTCCTGTAATTTTCACTACTGCTTATGATGAGTATGCGATTAGGGCATTTAAGGTGAATAGTGTTGACTACTTATTGAAACCCATTGAGGAGGAAGCCTTAAAAAGTGCACTGAAGAAACATGAGCAGCTTTTGGAAGTGTATGGAAGTCAGTCAGGGTTGACAGTAGGCCAACTATCAGAGATTATTAATATCCCAAGGCAGGGAAGTTATAAAGAACGCTTTGTCGTGACTTTAGGTGACAGGATAAATTTTGTAGAGACAGAGCGTATTGCCTATTTCTTTGCTGATAATAATACGGTTTATCTGATAATGGACGAGGGAAAGAAATTTGTACTTAACTACAAATTGGAACAGTTGGAGAAAATGCTGAACCCAAAATTTTTCTTTAGGCTGAACAGAACCTATATCTGCAATATCAAGGCAATTAAGGAAGTACATAAGTATTTCAATAGCCGTTTGCTGGTTATGTTAAATCCGGATGTGAAAGATCACGAAGTGTTGGTTAGTAGGGCAAGGGTCCCTGAGTTTCTAAAATGGTTAGAAGGGGATTTGAAGTAA
- a CDS encoding sensor histidine kinase — translation MIDFLNIKERKLLKVGGIVTVGFLIQFVIDLIFRLQYRYYTLIDFGRIKDYMITTLYVTILIICIGKINEWVSTRFSWKESSNQRLLMQFLITMLCVIIVNTSIRFLMGYGNRLLLLHEEVIINIVVMGVFFVGMMLDWGVDLLNKYRTSLAEIEKFEKENIEFKLEMLKTQVNPHFLFNSLNVLSSLIYADQDTASQYVRKLANLYRYMLDSHTKQITTLEEELKMLEAYIYLMTLRFRENLIIEQRIDTQYSGYYIAPMTLQLLIENAVKHNVVSRKKPLIIEIYTTDEKNIVVRNNLQVKSVSEGESTKLGLGNINSRYQFISDRKIEIIKTEAYFTVTIPLLTN, via the coding sequence ATGATTGATTTTCTCAATATAAAGGAGAGGAAGCTGCTCAAAGTAGGAGGAATTGTAACGGTAGGTTTTTTAATTCAGTTTGTAATAGATCTGATTTTTAGACTCCAGTACCGCTATTATACCTTGATTGATTTTGGTCGGATTAAAGACTACATGATTACCACCCTCTATGTTACCATCCTGATTATTTGCATTGGAAAAATAAATGAATGGGTAAGTACCCGTTTTTCATGGAAGGAAAGCTCCAACCAAAGGTTACTTATGCAGTTTCTCATCACGATGCTCTGTGTGATTATTGTCAATACAAGTATTCGTTTCTTGATGGGTTATGGTAACAGGCTTTTGCTATTGCATGAAGAAGTCATCATTAACATCGTAGTGATGGGGGTCTTTTTTGTAGGAATGATGCTTGATTGGGGAGTGGATCTACTGAATAAATACAGAACCTCATTGGCAGAAATCGAAAAGTTCGAAAAAGAGAATATTGAGTTTAAACTCGAAATGCTCAAGACGCAGGTCAATCCACACTTCTTATTCAATAGCTTGAATGTACTTTCTTCCTTGATCTACGCAGATCAGGATACAGCTTCCCAATATGTAAGAAAGTTGGCAAACTTATACAGGTATATGCTGGACAGCCATACAAAACAAATTACCACCTTGGAGGAAGAGTTGAAGATGCTGGAGGCTTATATCTACCTAATGACGTTAAGGTTTAGGGAAAACCTGATTATTGAACAGCGGATTGATACCCAATACTCAGGGTATTACATAGCGCCTATGACATTGCAGCTTTTGATTGAGAATGCGGTAAAACACAATGTCGTATCTAGGAAAAAGCCATTGATTATTGAGATTTATACAACTGACGAAAAGAATATTGTGGTAAGGAATAACCTTCAGGTGAAATCTGTCTCTGAAGGCGAGTCAACCAAGTTGGGTTTAGGAAATATCAATAGCCGTTATCAGTTTATTTCCGATAGGAAAATTGAGATCATCAAAACAGAAGCTTATTTCACTGTAACTATACCATTACTGACAAATTGA
- a CDS encoding RNA polymerase sigma factor → MTEKELVEGCVEGNRKAQKRLFELYAPNMLAVAARYSKSIAEAEDILQDAFIKIFDKISTFKGDATIGAWIKRIVINTALNSQRRKLYDQPMEEVDDRNYHDMQNIVLSDYSFNELLGMIQSLPSGCQIIFNLYAIEGYSHKEIADQLDISEGTSKSQYSRAKQLLQQKIKLEDRKAYEKAV, encoded by the coding sequence ATGACAGAAAAAGAACTTGTTGAAGGGTGCGTTGAGGGCAATAGAAAAGCCCAAAAACGACTGTTTGAGCTGTATGCGCCAAACATGCTGGCAGTTGCTGCCCGTTACTCCAAGTCTATTGCAGAAGCAGAAGATATTCTACAGGATGCATTCATCAAGATTTTCGATAAGATCAGTACGTTTAAAGGAGATGCAACAATTGGTGCATGGATTAAACGTATTGTGATCAATACGGCACTCAACAGCCAAAGGAGAAAATTGTATGATCAACCTATGGAAGAAGTGGATGACCGCAACTACCATGACATGCAAAACATTGTGTTATCAGACTACAGCTTTAATGAGCTTTTGGGTATGATTCAGTCTCTTCCTTCAGGTTGTCAGATCATCTTTAACCTGTATGCTATTGAGGGGTATAGCCATAAGGAAATTGCCGATCAACTCGATATCAGTGAGGGTACTTCGAAATCCCAATATTCAAGAGCAAAGCAATTGTTACAGCAAAAAATTAAGTTGGAAGATAGAAAGGCATATGAAAAAGCCGTTTGA